CCGGATATTGCATTTAGCATTTTGGTTTCCCCCGCCATCAACTGGATTACACAGGGCAGATACAACACCCAGCAGGAAATGCTCCAGAAGGGATATACCGAGGAAGAGATCACTGCAAGGCAGCTCTATAATGACCAGGTTCTGCAGCTGATTCGAAACAAGGCCACCTATGATGAATATAAACTCATAGCTAATAAGGACCAACTCATTTCCAAGGAGCGTTGGACGTTTATCGTCAACAATGTGGAATCAGATGCCACAGATGGGCTCGTTTCGTTTCATAGCCCTGTTCATCTCGTGCTTGGAGGTCAAGATATAAATGTCGATGTTCAAGAGACAGAGCGCGTGTATCGTCAGATGATTCCACAATCACTGCTCAGTGTAACCAAACTACCGGATGCTGATCATTCGATGCTGCCCTCTTCACTGGTACATTCTACGTTCAAAACCTATGCAACGGCCTTGTTCTCGCCACGAAAACTAATGGACGCACAGTATTTGGATGATATTGTTCAATTCTTGAACTCTATTCACGCAGTTGATCAACCGTTTGTTGCACACTTCCGGTTCCCAATCGATTCATTTCTCCTGAAATTCTTAAGAAAAATGACGCAATTTGATCCGCTCCATCCCCTTTTGATCCGCAGGCGAGATTATTAGAACCATATTTAACCATTATATCAAGCCCGGCACACAGGTTAAAGGTACTCAAGAGTTAACTAGGTTCATGTTATACATGTGAAGAATTAAGGTGTTAGCAAACAAGGTTATTCTCTTCATTTTTTTAGCAAAAATGACGATATAATCATAACTGACTTTTTTTGATTTTGTGGAGGAAACCATGGCTATCAACCTTAGAAGAGAACCTTTTCGCTATACTTTAAAGGAACCGATAATGTTCGAAATTTTTATACTCAGCATTAACGGCGCCTCAGCACCACCCAAACCCATTCAAGCGGAATTATGCGATATCAGCCGATCCGGCTGTCAGCTTTCATTTCCGTTAAATCTACATGTGGAGTCCAATAACATCCGAATCGGCATGAACTTGCTGCTTTTTGAAGACCCCTTGTATTTGGAAGGAACGCTGCGCTGGGGCAAAGAAGAAAATAACCAATGGCACTACGGCGTACAGCTGGAGATCCAGCAAGGCAATCATGAGCGTTTATCCAGAGAAATGAGAATGCTTGCGGGGCAAGGCAAAATTATGGTGAAGTAACCCGGGAAGCACGAATCTAACAAAAAAAACAGCCCGGTGAACCGGACTGTTTCAATATTTTAAATTTTCAGGCTGCTTTGGTAGCAGTCGTAGTATTGTCCATCTTGGACCAATCCACTGTGGTTTCGAGCAAAAGTGACACCACAACCCCAATGACAAGCCCATTGCTAATGATCGGAATGAGATACATGGGCAGAGCATGAAACGCTTCAGCAGGGATGTTCATTACAGCAACACCTGTAAGAACAGGCAGTGCCACACGATAGATGGTTTTGGAATTAAAGGTGGTGCCTTCAAGTGTTCTTAGGGCTGTACCAAACATTTGCAAATAGGCTACAAACAGCACAGCACTCCCTACACTGGGAGGAATTTGTGCGAAAAAGGCTGTCACAGAAGGTGTAAGTCCCAATATACATAACATGCCTGCTCCAACAACAAACGCAGCCCGTTTCAGAATGCGGGTGCTCTCCAGAAAACCAATCGAAGAAGCAAATAATCCGAACGGCAGCACACCTACAAACGCAGATAACATGGTGAACAATCCCGTGAGCATGTACGATCGTTTATATTGTTGGCTGGTCGTTTGCACTCCATATATTTTTTCGACGGAGCTTAATGTGGTGATGGAGTTCGTCATATTCACCAGCCCAACAAAAAAAGCTGTGATGACGATTCCCGGTTCCCACTTCGGCGTCCCCCATGGAAACCAGGAAAACAGGTTTAAATCCTGTTGACCGGATACTCCTGCATGTTGTCCAGGGAACACAAAACTGTAGGCAATCCACCCCGTCACGATGCCAATCAGGATGGAATAGTTGCCAAGCTTGCCTTTTCCCTTAAGCTGGATTAAGGCCACAAGAAACGCAATAGCAACGGACAACGCCGCTACAGGCAGGTTGAATGTGCCAAACTCGGTGTATCCAACCATGCCTTTGAAGAAATTCATGGTCAATTGAATCGTCATCAGAAATAACATCGCACTCTTGACCATTGGTGTGAACAGCTTCTGAAGCACATGCGCCGCTCCAAGCCCGCCAAGGATCATCATCGTCAGCCCAGCTAACAGGAAACCCGCAGCCAGTCCTCCCCCAATACGTTCCAAACTCATTCCTGCCGATGAAGCCGAGGCCGTTAAGCTTAGCGTCAGCCCCCACCATAACCCCGAGGGACCATCCATCACGGCATAACGATGGCCAAAGAACGCCTGTAATATACACACAGCCCCGGTAAGCAA
This window of the Paenibacillus marchantiae genome carries:
- a CDS encoding uracil/xanthine transporter, with the protein product MNRHQEQSLQNNLKGASSLALAGIQWFFFLFTNTVVVPLSIGHNFQLSPEAIAASMQHAFLLTGAVCILQAFFGHRYAVMDGPSGLWWGLTLSLTASASSAGMSLERIGGGLAAGFLLAGLTMMILGGLGAAHVLQKLFTPMVKSAMLFLMTIQLTMNFFKGMVGYTEFGTFNLPVAALSVAIAFLVALIQLKGKGKLGNYSILIGIVTGWIAYSFVFPGQHAGVSGQQDLNLFSWFPWGTPKWEPGIVITAFFVGLVNMTNSITTLSSVEKIYGVQTTSQQYKRSYMLTGLFTMLSAFVGVLPFGLFASSIGFLESTRILKRAAFVVGAGMLCILGLTPSVTAFFAQIPPSVGSAVLFVAYLQMFGTALRTLEGTTFNSKTIYRVALPVLTGVAVMNIPAEAFHALPMYLIPIISNGLVIGVVVSLLLETTVDWSKMDNTTTATKAA
- a CDS encoding alpha/beta hydrolase family protein — protein: MFKQQPPRLRLFTTSVFKWLIGVTIIILAIVSWLLIQNTFNMKETRISIPTSYGQLTGILTLPKQHSDKVGLVVFVHGDGPINASYDGGYRPLWEKLAMAGYASLSLDKRGVGGSSGNWLDQTMEDRAQDVLTAIEWARKEPSIDQDRIGLWGASQAGWVIPNIVKQDPDIAFSILVSPAINWITQGRYNTQQEMLQKGYTEEEITARQLYNDQVLQLIRNKATYDEYKLIANKDQLISKERWTFIVNNVESDATDGLVSFHSPVHLVLGGQDINVDVQETERVYRQMIPQSLLSVTKLPDADHSMLPSSLVHSTFKTYATALFSPRKLMDAQYLDDIVQFLNSIHAVDQPFVAHFRFPIDSFLLKFLRKMTQFDPLHPLLIRRRDY
- a CDS encoding PilZ domain-containing protein, which codes for MAINLRREPFRYTLKEPIMFEIFILSINGASAPPKPIQAELCDISRSGCQLSFPLNLHVESNNIRIGMNLLLFEDPLYLEGTLRWGKEENNQWHYGVQLEIQQGNHERLSREMRMLAGQGKIMVK